The nucleotide window TCTTTTCAACTGTGCTTCCCCCCATCCCCGTGTGTGTGGGGGCTACAATGAACCATCTGGGTTCTGCTTTATTAACTGCTACCATGGCACCATTTCCCAATAGCTTTGCTCTCCCTGTCAGAAAATAATCCCTCTCTGGAGCATTTATGTATGCCTAGCACTGAAGTATGCTCAGTGAACCAAgagataaataaatcatggtcTCTGTCTGCAGAGAATGACTCCCAACTAGGAGGCACATTTAACCCAGGTAGAGCAATGAAGGAACaaagtgatgatggtgataatgatgatgagatgatgatgatgatgatgatgatgatgatagaaaCAACAATAAGGATCCCCCGCATTTATAATAAGTTTACTAAATGCTAAGCCTTAACCCAAGCTGTTGCACTCAATTCAGAACCCCTCTGATGCTCAGAAATATTTGCAGAGGGGAAGACTTGTAGAAAGTTTACCAAGTACTAGGAAGGCACTGCTCAGAGCAGTTTTATGTTtagtcctcacagcaaccctgtgaagtagggtgaaagtatctgtaaaatggatactactgtcatccccattttacacatgaggaattGAAAGCACAGAGTTGTTAAATGGCCTGACCAAGGGAACCCAGCAAACAAATGGCACAGCtggaatttaaacccaggcaCTCTGGTACCAGTGTTTGCCCTTTTAACCACCTTGCTACATTTCCTACCTCAGCCAGGCCCGTGGAGGGTGGTACCCGTAATAGCTACCATTTGCTGGACATCTCCCGTGTAATGGGTTCTTTATACATCTTATATCTTGTTTCATCTTCATGAGAACTCTATAAAGTTGGTATGGTTATCCACACTTTAtctttgagaaaactgaggatcagagagattAATTTATCTACCAAGATCATGCAATGAATAAGTGGCAGAGGTGGGTGGGGACTCCCCCTGTCCCCCTCCCACCATACCCACTGCCCCAAGTTTATCTGGAGATCAGGAAGGAGCAAGATCACTGTAGGCTATGGGCATTAGTGAAGGCTAATGAGTGTGGAGAAAGTGCAAGTTTGAAGTTTTGGAGTGTTCAGTAGCAGGGTGATCCTTCCTGAAGGCCCTCAGCATGCACCTTCCCGATGAAAAATACGTCTCTGCCTAAACCTTCTACCATCTCCACCTGCCATAACGCTCAGCAGGTAGTAACAGCCTCCACATCAGGCCCTCACCTGCCCTCTTATGTTTACACAGGAATCCCCATGTCTGGAGTGTTCCTGGAGACCCAGCCCCAGGGGGACCAGGCGGTCGAAGGGAAGATGCTGGTCCTTGTCTGCTCTGTGGCTGAGGGCACGGGGAACACCACGTTCTCCTGGCACAGAGAGGACACAAGGGAGAGTCTGGGGCAGAAAAGTCAGCGCCCCCAGAGAGCAGAGCTGCAGATCCCTGTTATCAGGGAGAGCCACGCAGGGGGCTACTACTGCACAGCTGACAATGGCTACGGCCTCATCCAGAGCGAGGTGGTGAACGTCTCCATGAGAAGTAAGTAGCACTCTCCTAATTAGCCAGAGAGTCCCAACTGGGGTCAGTTTCCTTCTGTGGCAGTGAGGATGTTCCAAGGATGATACGGAACAGGGCCGTGAAGAGGGTTAGAAGCTGTCTGAACATGCTAGGATTGTTACTGTAATGGTGTTGGCGGCGGTGACACTGGCTACAGTGGCAGAAGAGCTAAAGGAGATGACAAGGGGATACAGGAGGCAGGCTACGTGGCACGGCCAGAGGCACGCTCTCCAGAACTTATCAAAGCTCTACGGGAACTGTCTCTGCAGTGTTGTTAGATCAGGAGGTGCGACAGTGAGAAAGAATCCCCGGGGCTCGAGGGATACTGTGTGGACACTTGGGTGAGGATGGAGTGGGTTATAAGTCTGTGCCAGCACGAGAGACCCTCTTTGATGGACCGTCCTGCCTTTATCAGTTCCAGTGTCACATCCTGTCCTCACTTTCAGTACTTCTGGGGCCCAGGCCCTCACTGGGGACATGGTGGAGCTTCGCTGTGAGAACAAGAGAGCATCTCCCCCCATCCTATACCGGTTTTATCATGAAAATGTCACCCTGGGGAGCACCTCGGTGCCTTTTGGAGGAGGAGCATCCTTCAACCTCTCTCTGACCACAGGGCATTCTGGGAACCATGCCTGCGAAGCCGACAGTGGCCTGGGGGCCCAACGTCACGGAAAGGACAAGTCCAACATCTCCTTCCACAGTACTAGTTGCCATTATGCCAAACCATGGCTTGTGCGTCCTTTCCATGGATTTTCTTCTCCCTCAGGGAATCGAAGCTAGCCTAAAGAGCCTGTCAGCTCTTCCAGTCTCTCCTTCTCATTGGTCTAAACAACAGCATCACTGGCCTTCCTGTTTCCCTGTCACTTACCTCATCAGATAGGTGTGAAATAGGTACTGTACTAGGATCAAGGCAGTACTGGAAGTGGGGTAAGTGTATGCTCAGAGCTCTCAGTGAGCAAGGAGTTACAACCAAACCTTGTAAATACTTAAGGAAAAAGTAGAAACCCCAGGAACAAACCAGATTCTAGGATTCCAAACGATACtaggattatctcatttaatctccattAACAGCTCTcattttactaatgaggaaacaaaatttagaataagtaacttgcccaccgtcacacagctaataggtgCAAAGATAGAACTTTAGGCTAGGGCTACAGAATTGAAAAACTTTGCTCCCTGCCACTATTTTAATATGAtggttatataatttttttcctcttaatttattATTGTGGAGAAGTGCATTAATAGATTTCCTAATATGGAACAATTATTGAATTCCTGCTATAAACCCTTCTTAGTTGTTATATCATCATAGGTAGCAGCTACATACAACTtactaatatttatttcaaatgtttgCATCTGTATTTAaaagtgagttttattttttgaactaGTTTTGGTTTCAGGGATAGGTTGGCCTCATAAGAATGTTTTCAGAGGTTTTCCATATTTTCTGTGCCCTGCAGCTTAAAACCATATTGGAATTATCTGCTATTTGATAAGTCTTTTGAACTAGCCCAAACAACATTCTGAGCCTGTTAGATCTTTACCTCCATTGTCAAatcctcttttttattattctccAAATTTTCTAtcctttgttaaaataatttggaTGTTTTTACCCAAATTTAATACATAGTATTCTCATCGAACTTTCAGACAGCCTTTATAGATGTGATTATGCACTCTTCTCATTTCTGGTTTGTGTGACCCCTTTCTTAATCATATTTGCCAGAGgtttgtctttattcctctttttaaacagccagggtttttttttgtttttgtttttgttttttgtggtacgcgggcctctcactgttgtggcctctcccgttgcggagcacaggctccggacgtgcaggctcagcaaccatggctcacgggcccagccgctctgcagcatgtgggatcttcccggaccggggcatgaacccgtgtcccctgcatcggcaggcggactctcaaccactgcgccaccagggaagccctaggtttgttttttttaattcaaatctaTTTGGTTTTTGgctttctaattcatttatttctcctttatcttcagtatatctttcttcctttttaagtttattttatgtgGTTCTTTaatgtcttattcatttttcatctttgtttcctaATAAGTGCATTAAAAACTGCATGGTTTCTTCTCAGTACCATTTTATCTCATCCTACAAGTTttgatgtataatatttttatttgtctaaTTTCCAAAGCATGTGAAATAtgtttcacatatttattttataacttgagACAACCATTTCTtatgaatacatttttatcttctattttattaatttcttatagattttttttaaacttttcattataGATTTTTGTATTATCCTtgtattaaattttatcaaagaATATGGTCTGCATAGTTTTTACACTGGGGATTTACTGAGAATTTCTTTATGACCTAACACACAGTCAGCAGTTTTCTAAATACTATATAtggaatttgaaaagaatgtgaattttCTGTTTAGGATATACAAAggtcagtatttatttttttattaaattaagcTAGCTGCTTGATCTATTCAGTTTCTACAGAGTCTTACATATGTTTGCTCTTTTTAATCTATTAATTTTTGAGAATCATATTCACATTATTAcctataattcttttaaatttggctTTTTACAGAGGCTTTGCCAAGAACTTGGTAATTGACTGTGTAAGATGTGACATTTTGGTTGTTAATGACAGAAATCCCATACAAAAGGGCTTGgtcccaaaaaaaaaagaaatgaagttggtGGGAGGGGTCAAGTATGGACATGGCTAATGTGCGACTGGCCGAGCATTCTGTCTTTGcctcccctctttcctctgcATTTCTCCATTAGCTTAACTCTCAGACAGGCAAAGCTGGCCGCTGACATCTCCAGGCTTATATCCCTCCTTTCTGCTAGATATCCTAGAGAAAAGAGTCTCTTTACACATTACtccagtttaaaaaacaaaaaccaaataaatagacagacggcttccttggtggcacagtggttgagagtccacctgccgatgcaggggacacgggttcgtgccgtggtccgggaagatcccacatgccgcggagcggctgggcccgtgagccatggccgctgagcctgcgcgtccggagcctgtgctctgcaacgggagaggccacaacagtgagaggccagcgtactgcaacaacaacaaaaaaaaaataggcaaagattaGGGATTGACCAGTCTGTGTGATGTGTTCACCCCTTTCTCTCTGCAGAGAATATGAGCCTGTGACTGGTGAAGTCAGTAATAGAGTGGAGCAAAAGGAAACTGAGTAACTCAACTGACCTATTCTAGGCCTTTCCCTATTCTAAGCCTCGGTGTCCATTTCTGGGAAAGATCTAGTTCTAACCTTCTCTTTTTCTAAGATCTTTCTGAGCTCATAAGAATCAAACCATAAGTCTCTATGTGCCCATATTCCTTTGTTTTCAGAAAGCAAAAACTTTTCCTAGGTGTCTTTGAGTGAGGGCCTTAGGTGGAGTGGGATGCTCTTAGGAGATGGTAATAGCATGGGATAGAGCAAAGCTCTGTGGTTCCCAACTCAGCAGGCCCCCTACCCCCACACCACATATCACCAGCACTATCAAACAACCTCTCTTAACACTGGGAACTGCCCTAAgaggacatttctttttttttttttaattatttatttatttatttatt belongs to Pseudorca crassidens isolate mPseCra1 chromosome 2, mPseCra1.hap1, whole genome shotgun sequence and includes:
- the LOC137209187 gene encoding Fc receptor-like protein 2; its protein translation is MKFGKLSGQVPILLLWYLTLVQPDNRQTSHLHAAPLRVQSGIPMSGVFLETQPQGDQAVEGKMLVLVCSVAEGTGNTTFSWHREDTRESLGQKSQRPQRAELQIPVIRESHAGGYYCTADNGYGLIQSEVVNVSMRIPVSHPVLTFSTSGAQALTGDMVELRCENKRASPPILYRFYHENVTLGSTSVPFGGGASFNLSLTTGHSGNHACEADSGLGAQRHGKDKSNISFHSTKHPPKIRLVNGAHHCNGRVEVEKEGRWGTVCDDGWDMKDVAVVCRELGCGAARHTPAGILYLPVAEDDRPLFIQVALCNGTEEALAECEQVETFDCGHDEDTGVVCEGG